One region of Bacillus zhangzhouensis genomic DNA includes:
- the pdhA gene encoding pyruvate dehydrogenase (acetyl-transferring) E1 component subunit alpha, whose translation MQKQITLPEQISHEKLADLYKQMWLVRYFDEKVDQFFAKGLIHGTTHLCVGQEASAVGSIAVLKDEDKIVSTHRGHGHCIAKGAEVNKMMAELFGRETGYCKGKGGSMHIADLEKGNLGANGIVGGGIPLATGAALTSKMKQEGFVVLCFFGDGATNEGSFHEALNLASIWDLPVVFICENNQYGMSGSVKEMINIEDISTRAESYGMPGKTVDGNDMVEIMNTVDEAVSRARAGEGPSLIEMKTYRWKGHSKSDAKKYRTREEETEWRQKDGIKRFKSLLIELNVLTEEQAASLQEEAKQEIEASVEFAKNSKEPSIDTLLEDVYA comes from the coding sequence ATGCAAAAACAAATCACTTTGCCTGAACAGATTAGTCATGAGAAATTAGCAGATTTATATAAACAAATGTGGTTAGTAAGATATTTTGATGAAAAGGTCGATCAATTCTTTGCAAAAGGACTTATCCATGGCACCACTCATTTATGTGTTGGACAGGAAGCGTCAGCTGTTGGATCGATTGCCGTGTTAAAGGATGAAGATAAGATCGTCAGCACACACCGAGGACATGGTCACTGTATTGCAAAAGGGGCAGAGGTCAATAAAATGATGGCTGAATTGTTTGGACGTGAAACCGGCTATTGTAAAGGAAAAGGCGGCTCCATGCATATCGCGGACTTAGAAAAAGGAAATCTTGGGGCAAATGGAATTGTTGGCGGCGGTATCCCGCTGGCAACAGGTGCAGCGCTCACATCTAAAATGAAGCAGGAAGGTTTTGTTGTTCTTTGTTTCTTCGGAGATGGTGCCACAAATGAAGGCAGCTTCCATGAAGCATTAAACCTTGCGTCTATTTGGGATTTACCGGTTGTGTTTATTTGTGAAAACAACCAGTACGGCATGTCTGGCTCTGTGAAAGAAATGATCAACATTGAAGATATTTCTACAAGAGCAGAAAGCTACGGAATGCCAGGAAAAACGGTTGATGGAAATGACATGGTCGAAATTATGAACACAGTAGATGAAGCAGTCAGCCGTGCGAGAGCGGGAGAAGGTCCATCACTTATTGAAATGAAAACGTACCGCTGGAAGGGCCACTCTAAGAGTGATGCGAAAAAATACCGTACACGTGAAGAAGAGACAGAGTGGAGACAAAAAGATGGAATTAAACGCTTTAAGTCTCTCTTGATTGAACTGAATGTTTTGACAGAAGAGCAGGCAGCAAGCTTACAGGAAGAAGCAAAGCAGGAAATTGAAGCGTCTGTAGAATTCGCCAAAAACAGTAAAGAACCGTCAATTGACACACTATTAGAGGATGTATACGCCTAA
- a CDS encoding alpha-ketoacid dehydrogenase subunit beta, which produces MREISYLEAVREAMSQEMRVNQDVFILGEDIGVYGGAFGVTRGMIEEFGPERVRNTPISEAAIAGGAVGAALTGMRPILELQFSDFMTIAMDQLVNQAAKTRYMFGGKGKVPLVVRTPAGSGTGAAAQHSQSLEAWMAHIPGLKVVQPSTAYDAKGLLKAAMDDDNPVIFYEHKLLYKTIGEVPEEQYSIPLGKADVKRSGKDVTIVATAIMVHKALEAAKELEAEGIDVEIIDPRTLVPLDEETIIESVKKTGKCIVVHEAVKRGGYGGEIASMVAESEAFDYLDAPIKRLGGLAVPIPYNPTLEKAVIPQVPDIIEAAKELVRS; this is translated from the coding sequence GTGAGAGAGATTTCGTATTTAGAAGCCGTTCGAGAGGCTATGAGTCAGGAAATGAGAGTAAACCAAGATGTCTTCATTTTAGGTGAAGATATCGGCGTATATGGAGGTGCTTTTGGGGTCACGCGCGGCATGATTGAAGAATTCGGTCCAGAGCGCGTTCGCAATACACCTATCTCAGAGGCTGCTATTGCAGGCGGGGCAGTCGGAGCGGCTTTAACCGGGATGCGTCCGATTTTAGAGCTTCAATTCTCTGATTTTATGACAATCGCAATGGATCAGCTAGTGAACCAAGCAGCCAAAACACGATACATGTTTGGCGGAAAAGGGAAGGTGCCGCTCGTTGTAAGAACACCAGCAGGATCAGGAACGGGTGCAGCGGCGCAGCACTCACAAAGCTTAGAAGCGTGGATGGCACATATTCCAGGACTCAAAGTGGTTCAGCCTTCAACAGCCTATGATGCAAAAGGACTGTTAAAAGCGGCAATGGATGATGACAACCCTGTCATTTTCTACGAGCACAAGCTTTTATATAAAACAATCGGTGAAGTACCTGAAGAGCAATATTCAATTCCTCTAGGGAAAGCAGATGTGAAAAGAAGCGGGAAGGACGTCACGATTGTAGCAACAGCGATTATGGTACACAAAGCGTTAGAAGCGGCGAAGGAACTAGAAGCAGAGGGAATCGATGTTGAAATCATTGACCCAAGAACACTCGTCCCATTAGATGAAGAAACGATTATCGAATCTGTGAAGAAAACAGGTAAATGTATCGTCGTTCATGAAGCGGTAAAACGAGGCGGCTATGGCGGAGAGATTGCAAGTATGGTAGCGGAAAGTGAAGCTTTTGACTATTTAGATGCTCCAATTAAACGACTTGGCGGTCTTGCGGTCCCAATACCATACAACCCGACGCTGGAAAAAGCGGTCATTCCACAAGTGCCAGATATTATTGAAGCAGCAAAAGAGCTTGTGCGCTCTTAA
- a CDS encoding 2-oxo acid dehydrogenase subunit E2, with amino-acid sequence MPKEIFMPKLSSTMEVGTLLQWFKEEGDSVEIGEPLFEIMTDKINIEVEAYDDGIFLKKYYEADDQIPVNAVIGYIGEANEQVPSEPPAQSDEDSPGSSELSSSDTASSSSTEAGKTDEKVRATPAARKMAKDHHVAIHEVSGTGPKGRVQKRDVEAAVHSSEKDQRVSPLAEKVAAREGINLANVAGSGAHGKIMKSDVTAAAVQTAESSPVKIQKLAGMRKVIADRMSQSAFTAPHVTLTSEIDMTKAKEVRKQLLPAIEKETGYRLSFTEIIIHAVSNVLTRHSHINMTFEQNELHFHDDVHIGLAVAVKDGLMVPVISHANQKGLKQLTKEAKEIGRNARDQKLLPDQLKGSTFTISNLGMYAIDTFTPIINQPEVAILGVGRIQEKPVVVDGDIQVRPMMGVSLSFDHRVVDGAPAAAFLTDLKKVLEQPFELLM; translated from the coding sequence ATGCCAAAAGAGATATTTATGCCGAAGCTAAGCAGTACGATGGAAGTCGGCACCTTGCTTCAATGGTTTAAAGAAGAAGGAGATTCGGTTGAAATCGGTGAGCCTCTTTTTGAAATTATGACAGACAAGATCAATATTGAGGTGGAAGCCTATGATGATGGTATTTTTCTAAAGAAATATTATGAAGCCGATGATCAAATTCCAGTTAATGCTGTCATTGGATACATCGGAGAGGCAAATGAACAGGTGCCAAGCGAACCGCCAGCACAATCAGATGAAGATTCACCAGGCAGCAGCGAATTGTCTTCATCAGACACGGCTTCATCCAGTTCTACTGAAGCCGGAAAAACTGATGAAAAAGTACGTGCCACACCTGCAGCGAGAAAAATGGCAAAGGATCATCATGTAGCGATTCATGAGGTATCTGGCACAGGACCTAAAGGCAGGGTTCAAAAGCGTGACGTCGAGGCGGCCGTCCACTCTAGTGAGAAAGATCAGCGCGTGTCACCGCTTGCAGAAAAAGTGGCTGCTCGTGAAGGAATCAATTTAGCCAATGTTGCTGGATCTGGTGCACACGGGAAAATTATGAAGAGTGATGTAACGGCAGCAGCTGTACAAACAGCAGAGTCTTCTCCAGTGAAAATACAAAAACTAGCTGGCATGAGAAAAGTGATCGCTGATCGCATGTCACAAAGTGCCTTTACAGCACCGCACGTGACATTAACAAGTGAAATCGATATGACAAAAGCAAAAGAAGTACGCAAACAGCTATTGCCAGCAATTGAAAAAGAGACAGGCTACAGACTGTCGTTCACAGAAATTATCATTCATGCGGTCAGCAATGTACTCACGCGCCACTCACATATCAATATGACGTTTGAACAAAATGAGCTCCATTTCCATGACGATGTGCACATTGGTCTCGCTGTCGCTGTAAAAGATGGCTTAATGGTTCCAGTCATTTCTCATGCAAACCAAAAAGGATTAAAACAGCTGACAAAAGAGGCAAAAGAAATCGGCCGAAACGCACGTGACCAAAAACTGCTGCCAGACCAGCTGAAAGGGTCCACTTTTACCATTAGTAACTTAGGGATGTATGCCATTGATACCTTTACCCCGATTATTAATCAGCCAGAAGTGGCGATTTTAGGGGTTGGGCGCATTCAAGAAAAACCTGTTGTAGTAGATGGAGACATTCAGGTGCGGCCGATGATGGGCGTTAGTTTATCGTTTGATCACCGAGTGGTAGATGGCGCACCAGCGGCTGCCTTTTTAACAGATCTAAAAAAAGTGCTTGAACAACCATTTGAATTGCTAATGTAG
- the lpdA gene encoding dihydrolipoyl dehydrogenase, whose amino-acid sequence MTKTYDLTVIGGGPGGYTAALQAAERGRKVALIEEDFLGGTCLNRGCIPSKTLLKHAEVIESIEKAKSWGIETGDLILSFDKMKKRKDDVIEKLRSGIAFLLKQGKIDVYNGRGTAVTKHRIEIKKQDGSESIETKELIIATGSSPAIPPIPGLQDIQFDTSDTIFDIPDIPASVIIIGGGVIGLELACIFQSLQSKVTIIEAASSIIPQEEEEASKLLERELKKKGIHIAKKTTVTEVTENEGIKAVHAADDKGETHIFTAERLLVCVGRRPSVSAVSQLDLQLDGPFIKVNDKMQTSVEGVYAVGDVAGGYQLAHAAMAEAAVAVSNICGVSEKMNADIMPRCIYTLPEIASVGLTEKEAKAKGLSVRAERFDLAASGKALAAGEQTGFIKLVYDTAYGEMIGATMVGPHVTEMISEASSFMYLEGTAEEMAKMIHPHPTISEGFYEAALDIVSKLRK is encoded by the coding sequence ATGACGAAAACGTATGATCTGACAGTCATTGGCGGAGGGCCTGGCGGGTATACTGCCGCCCTTCAAGCAGCTGAGCGTGGACGGAAGGTCGCATTGATTGAAGAGGATTTTCTAGGCGGTACTTGTTTAAACCGGGGCTGTATTCCTTCAAAGACACTGCTCAAACATGCAGAAGTCATTGAATCAATTGAGAAGGCGAAAAGCTGGGGAATTGAAACAGGTGATTTGATCCTTTCCTTTGATAAAATGAAAAAGCGCAAAGATGATGTCATTGAAAAGCTCAGAAGCGGAATTGCCTTTTTATTAAAGCAAGGAAAGATTGATGTATATAACGGCAGAGGTACAGCTGTTACAAAGCATCGGATTGAGATTAAAAAACAAGATGGTTCAGAATCGATTGAAACGAAAGAGCTCATCATTGCCACTGGGTCTTCACCTGCCATTCCGCCAATACCGGGCCTTCAAGACATTCAATTTGACACAAGTGATACGATCTTTGACATCCCAGATATTCCTGCTTCTGTCATTATTATTGGCGGCGGTGTTATTGGACTTGAGCTGGCATGTATCTTCCAGAGTCTTCAATCAAAAGTCACGATTATTGAAGCGGCTTCGTCCATTATTCCGCAAGAGGAGGAGGAAGCATCTAAGCTGCTAGAAAGAGAATTAAAGAAAAAAGGCATTCATATCGCGAAGAAAACCACTGTGACAGAGGTGACAGAAAACGAAGGAATCAAAGCCGTTCATGCAGCAGACGATAAAGGAGAGACGCATATCTTTACGGCTGAAAGACTGCTTGTTTGTGTAGGAAGAAGACCTAGCGTTTCTGCTGTCAGCCAGCTTGACCTTCAGTTGGATGGTCCTTTTATCAAGGTGAACGACAAGATGCAGACAAGCGTGGAAGGTGTCTATGCAGTTGGGGATGTCGCTGGCGGCTATCAGCTTGCTCACGCAGCGATGGCAGAGGCCGCTGTTGCGGTCAGTAATATTTGCGGTGTGTCTGAAAAAATGAATGCTGATATCATGCCTAGATGTATTTATACATTACCAGAGATAGCAAGTGTTGGTTTAACTGAAAAAGAGGCAAAAGCCAAAGGACTTAGCGTGCGGGCAGAACGATTTGATTTAGCAGCAAGTGGTAAAGCACTAGCGGCAGGCGAGCAAACAGGTTTTATTAAATTGGTATATGATACAGCCTATGGTGAAATGATTGGTGCGACGATGGTTGGCCCGCACGTCACAGAGATGATTTCAGAAGCTTCCTCCTTTATGTATTTAGAAGGAACAGCAGAAGAGATGGCGAAAATGATTCATCCGCATCCGACCATCTCAGAAGGTTTTTATGAAGCAGCACTTGATATCGTGAGTAAGCTGAGAAAATAA
- a CDS encoding sugar-binding transcriptional regulator produces the protein MLNWEERRQLVKVAHLYYTDGWTQQEIAKKLNVSRPVISKLLQKAKDVGIVEVYIKDESIHTVELEKQLETTFQLTDAVVVPSVGTMSEMVKRAVGQAGAYYLSKNMKDAEKIGISWGTTLAELVKEYPFERRNNVKVIPLEGGMGRQAVDIHANQLAYELAKKMNGTCSYLYAPAILETEELKERLMAMQDIEAVLEEGRNVDIALIGIGNPHKGSTLKTVGYLKEEDLSGLRQSGAVGDIGFRFFDGDGKPVQDELNQKVIGLSLEQLKNVKTVIAVVEGTHKAESILGALNGGFIQVLVTDELTAAAILKEAAVQ, from the coding sequence ATGCTGAATTGGGAAGAAAGACGACAGCTCGTCAAAGTTGCTCATCTTTATTATACAGACGGGTGGACGCAGCAGGAAATTGCAAAAAAGCTCAATGTCTCAAGACCAGTCATTTCAAAGCTTTTACAAAAAGCAAAAGATGTAGGAATCGTTGAAGTGTACATTAAAGACGAAAGCATTCATACGGTGGAACTTGAAAAGCAGCTAGAAACGACCTTTCAATTAACAGATGCCGTCGTTGTCCCAAGTGTTGGGACAATGTCTGAGATGGTGAAGCGGGCAGTCGGTCAAGCAGGTGCCTATTATTTGTCTAAAAACATGAAAGATGCGGAGAAAATCGGTATTTCATGGGGGACGACGCTTGCTGAGCTTGTAAAAGAATATCCGTTTGAACGAAGAAACAATGTGAAGGTCATTCCTTTAGAGGGCGGAATGGGCAGGCAGGCAGTCGACATTCATGCCAATCAGCTTGCATATGAGCTGGCAAAGAAAATGAACGGCACGTGTTCCTACTTATATGCCCCTGCGATCTTAGAAACAGAAGAATTAAAAGAACGGCTTATGGCGATGCAGGACATAGAAGCTGTGCTTGAAGAAGGCAGAAATGTGGATATTGCCCTCATCGGTATTGGCAACCCGCACAAAGGGTCGACTTTAAAAACAGTCGGTTATTTAAAAGAAGAGGATTTATCTGGTTTAAGGCAATCTGGGGCTGTCGGTGATATTGGCTTTCGTTTCTTTGATGGAGACGGAAAACCTGTCCAAGATGAACTGAATCAAAAGGTTATTGGCTTATCGCTGGAACAATTAAAAAACGTCAAAACGGTCATTGCAGTTGTAGAAGGAACCCATAAAGCTGAGAGTATTTTAGGGGCTCTAAATGGCGGTTTCATCCAGGTACTGGTGACAGACGAACTAACAGCGGCAGCCATCTTAAAGGAAGCAGCCGTCCAATAA
- a CDS encoding bh protein, with product MKQTEMEANLHCTRCQEETLHSIVYVNDQMKSVECTECHQKISVQVDIMKEFYKEVYEKIATKPKRITQEYKSNLNGFISRLPIRVLSKPYRLMRYLNESYKVIKQYKK from the coding sequence TTGAAGCAAACCGAAATGGAAGCAAACCTACACTGTACTCGGTGCCAAGAAGAGACCCTCCACAGCATCGTTTATGTGAATGATCAGATGAAAAGTGTTGAGTGTACAGAGTGTCATCAGAAGATCAGCGTGCAAGTCGACATCATGAAGGAATTTTACAAAGAAGTATACGAGAAAATAGCGACAAAGCCAAAGCGGATCACGCAGGAATATAAGTCGAACCTGAATGGATTTATCTCAAGGCTTCCAATCCGTGTGCTTAGTAAGCCATACCGGCTCATGAGATATTTAAACGAATCATACAAAGTGATCAAACAATATAAAAAATAA
- a CDS encoding amino acid permease — translation MNKEQPALKQDIGLFFALSLVIGTIIGSGVFMKPGNVLSYSGSSDIALFAWLLGGILTLAGGLTVAEIGTQIPRTGGLYAYLEEVYGEFWGYLCGWVQIIIYGPAIIGALGLYFGSLLANLFSLSNLWSTTIGIITVLFLCIINIMGTKYGGFVQGLTTIGKLVPIAAIIVFGIWKGNENILMAVNDNIAQMNFGAAILATLFAYDGWILLAALGGEMKNPEKLLPRAMAGGILIVTACYLLINVALLHVLSADQIVQLGENATSTAATMLFGPIGGKIISIGIIISIFGCLNGKVLSFPRVIFAMAERKQIPYANAVSRIHPTFKTPWIAVFVQMLIAIVFMIVSNPEKLSEVSIFMIYIFYVMAFFAVFKLRKQNSGMKRAYSVPLYPLTPIIAIIGSLFVLISTMITDWKSCLISMLIGVAGLPIYYYMKNTHKKAER, via the coding sequence ATGAACAAAGAACAACCAGCGTTAAAACAAGACATTGGCTTATTTTTCGCCCTATCTCTTGTCATCGGGACCATTATTGGGTCAGGCGTCTTTATGAAGCCAGGCAACGTCCTTTCCTATTCAGGGAGCTCAGACATCGCATTATTTGCTTGGCTGCTAGGTGGGATCTTAACCCTTGCAGGCGGACTGACTGTCGCTGAAATTGGTACACAAATCCCGAGAACCGGCGGTTTGTACGCCTATCTTGAAGAAGTGTATGGTGAATTTTGGGGCTACTTATGCGGCTGGGTGCAGATTATTATTTACGGACCCGCCATCATTGGTGCACTTGGTCTTTATTTTGGTTCATTATTAGCCAATTTATTTTCTCTTTCGAATTTGTGGTCTACAACGATCGGCATTATCACTGTTTTATTCTTATGTATCATTAACATCATGGGAACAAAATACGGCGGATTTGTTCAGGGGCTGACTACTATCGGAAAGCTTGTCCCAATTGCTGCGATTATTGTGTTTGGCATATGGAAAGGTAACGAAAACATCTTGATGGCCGTCAACGATAATATCGCTCAAATGAACTTCGGTGCAGCGATTTTGGCTACGTTGTTTGCCTATGATGGCTGGATTTTACTTGCTGCGCTTGGGGGTGAAATGAAAAATCCTGAGAAACTGCTTCCTCGTGCGATGGCAGGTGGAATTTTAATCGTGACGGCTTGTTATCTCTTGATTAATGTCGCACTTTTGCACGTGCTTTCAGCTGATCAAATCGTTCAGCTAGGTGAAAATGCCACAAGCACTGCTGCTACCATGCTCTTTGGGCCGATTGGCGGTAAAATCATTAGTATTGGGATTATCATCAGCATCTTTGGCTGTTTGAATGGCAAGGTTCTTTCATTCCCACGTGTGATTTTTGCGATGGCAGAACGAAAGCAGATTCCTTACGCCAACGCGGTTTCGCGTATTCACCCTACGTTCAAAACCCCTTGGATCGCTGTATTTGTGCAAATGTTGATCGCCATTGTGTTTATGATCGTCAGTAATCCGGAGAAGCTGTCTGAGGTGTCGATTTTCATGATCTACATCTTTTATGTCATGGCCTTTTTCGCCGTCTTTAAGCTGAGAAAACAAAACAGCGGAATGAAGCGTGCGTACAGTGTACCACTTTACCCGCTGACACCGATCATTGCGATTATCGGTTCATTATTCGTCTTGATCAGCACCATGATCACCGACTGGAAAAGCTGCCTGATCTCCATGCTGATCGGGGTGGCTGGACTGCCTATTTATTATTATATGAAAAACACACACAAAAAAGCAGAGCGCTAA
- a CDS encoding ring-cleaving dioxygenase, protein MKINGIHHVSALTANAQKNVDFYRQILGLKLVKKTVNQDDPSMYHLFYGDEVASPGTELTFFEIPMLARRLEGTNAITSTGLLVSSEEALTFWKKRFEDKRVQQETASLRGGRPALCFKDPEGQQLFLTVEPNTQEAGSPPVHGDIPAEFAIRGLGPVELTVAEADKTIRVLTDILGFTERAREQSNDGEIVTIFESGNGGAGTEIHVIEKTEGPFERSGRGSVHHVAFRVKDAEELEKWYDKISKAGFTNSGVVERFYFKALYFREPNGILFEISTDGPGFTVDEGVDELGDQLALPPFLEHKRAEIEQRLTPIQSS, encoded by the coding sequence ATGAAAATCAATGGGATTCACCACGTATCTGCGTTAACAGCCAATGCTCAGAAAAATGTTGATTTCTACCGCCAAATCCTTGGCTTGAAACTTGTAAAGAAAACAGTCAATCAGGATGACCCGTCTATGTATCATTTATTTTATGGAGATGAGGTCGCTTCACCAGGAACAGAGCTAACATTCTTTGAAATTCCAATGCTTGCCCGCCGTTTGGAAGGGACAAATGCGATCACAAGCACAGGTCTTCTTGTTTCTTCTGAAGAGGCACTCACGTTTTGGAAAAAGCGGTTTGAAGATAAACGCGTGCAGCAAGAAACAGCTTCCTTGAGAGGCGGAAGACCTGCTTTATGTTTTAAAGACCCAGAAGGGCAGCAGCTGTTTTTAACAGTAGAACCGAATACGCAAGAGGCAGGCTCACCGCCAGTGCATGGCGATATTCCGGCAGAGTTTGCGATTAGAGGTTTAGGCCCAGTTGAATTAACCGTTGCAGAAGCTGACAAGACGATCCGAGTTTTAACGGACATCCTCGGTTTCACTGAAAGAGCACGTGAACAATCAAATGATGGTGAAATCGTGACTATTTTTGAGTCAGGAAATGGCGGTGCTGGAACAGAAATTCATGTGATCGAAAAAACAGAGGGGCCTTTTGAACGTTCCGGCAGAGGAAGTGTGCATCACGTCGCATTTCGCGTGAAAGATGCAGAGGAGCTTGAAAAATGGTATGACAAAATATCAAAAGCAGGTTTTACGAACTCTGGTGTTGTGGAACGCTTTTACTTTAAAGCCCTTTACTTTAGAGAACCAAATGGTATTTTATTTGAAATTTCAACAGATGGCCCTGGGTTTACAGTTGATGAAGGGGTGGATGAGCTTGGCGATCAATTAGCCCTTCCACCATTCTTAGAGCATAAACGAGCAGAAATTGAACAAAGATTAACGCCCATTCAGTCATCATAA
- a CDS encoding trypsin-like peptidase domain-containing protein, with amino-acid sequence MAHHKDDKQSSHERQTIEQPQKQKKPNGWFKPFVSGVVGGTLALGVYVLTPYAQHSTDSTANDSAAKTETVSTNHTNSSSKTAVQTSNTSSSISSMVEHVSPAIVGITNYQAQTQTDMSFDDFSTPFDESQQNKSSQEEETGTGSGVIFKKSGNKAYVLTNNHVIEGANKLTVSLHDGKTIEGKLVGADPLTDLAVVEISSSHVTEVAELGNSSSLRAGETVIAIGNPLGEDLSRTVTQGIVSGVDRTVSINTSAGESSINVIQTDAAINPGNSGGPLLTTDGKVVGITSMKISETGVEGIGFALPINDVKPIAEQLLAKGKIERPYIGISMLDLEQVPDVYQKETLGLKNSQLDQGVYVKEIAAGSPAAKAGLKSEDVITAINGKQIKTGSELRHELYTNAKVGDTVSITLIRNGKQEIKQVTLTRSESKQVNS; translated from the coding sequence ATGGCACATCACAAAGATGACAAACAATCTTCTCATGAACGTCAAACAATTGAACAACCGCAAAAACAGAAAAAGCCAAATGGCTGGTTTAAGCCATTCGTCAGCGGCGTTGTAGGCGGTACATTAGCGTTAGGTGTCTACGTGCTTACGCCGTATGCTCAGCATTCAACAGACAGCACCGCAAATGATTCGGCAGCAAAAACAGAAACAGTATCGACAAATCACACGAATTCGTCAAGTAAAACAGCCGTACAAACATCAAATACATCAAGCAGTATCTCTAGCATGGTCGAACATGTTTCACCAGCTATTGTCGGCATTACAAATTACCAAGCACAAACTCAAACAGACATGAGCTTTGACGATTTCAGTACACCTTTCGATGAATCACAGCAAAACAAAAGCAGCCAAGAGGAAGAAACCGGTACAGGCTCAGGAGTGATTTTCAAAAAATCAGGCAATAAAGCCTATGTTTTAACAAACAACCACGTCATTGAAGGGGCTAACAAACTAACCGTATCCTTACACGATGGCAAAACCATTGAAGGAAAACTGGTTGGAGCTGATCCGCTGACTGACCTAGCCGTTGTGGAAATTAGCAGCAGTCATGTGACGGAGGTTGCGGAATTAGGCAATTCCTCCTCACTGCGCGCGGGAGAAACCGTCATCGCGATCGGAAACCCGCTTGGTGAAGATCTATCAAGAACGGTCACACAAGGAATTGTCAGCGGTGTCGACCGAACAGTCTCCATAAATACATCAGCAGGTGAAAGCAGCATTAATGTCATTCAAACAGATGCAGCCATTAATCCAGGTAACAGCGGTGGCCCGCTTCTGACGACAGACGGAAAGGTTGTGGGGATCACGAGTATGAAAATCTCTGAAACGGGTGTGGAAGGCATTGGATTCGCGCTTCCAATCAATGATGTCAAACCAATCGCTGAGCAGCTTCTCGCAAAAGGAAAAATTGAGCGTCCATATATCGGCATCAGCATGCTGGATCTCGAACAAGTTCCAGATGTGTATCAGAAAGAAACACTCGGACTCAAAAACAGTCAGCTCGATCAAGGCGTGTACGTCAAAGAAATCGCCGCAGGCTCACCTGCCGCCAAAGCTGGCCTAAAGTCAGAGGATGTCATTACCGCCATCAACGGGAAACAAATCAAAACTGGCAGCGAATTACGTCATGAGCTATACACGAATGCAAAAGTAGGAGACACCGTGAGCATCACCCTCATTCGAAACGGAAAACAAGAAATAAAGCAGGTGACATTAACACGATCTGAATCTAAGCAGGTCAATTCCTAA
- the proG gene encoding pyrroline-5-carboxylate reductase ProG produces METIGMIGYGSMADMMVQKWLENGVLDAHQIMIHTRSETERLHQLKEKHQKINICSLEELSASCDILFVCVPPLAVLDVLDQLPSKARVVHIVSVAAAVTLEKLQAHTTQPVSRYIPTLTSAVGTGVSLVAHGATAGREEKERLHRLLSAFSIVREVEEDRFDAASNLTSSSPGFIAALFEEMAKAAVRNSDLSLEEANEFLTHALLGTGQILVERGLTFAQTVNRVATKGGITGEGAKVIQQQAPQMFDDLFTQTIKKYEQLKTQINEANKHH; encoded by the coding sequence GTGGAGACAATTGGAATGATTGGATATGGAAGTATGGCTGATATGATGGTGCAAAAGTGGCTGGAAAATGGGGTACTAGATGCTCATCAAATCATGATTCATACAAGAAGTGAAACAGAACGACTGCACCAGCTCAAAGAAAAGCATCAAAAAATCAACATTTGTTCATTAGAAGAACTTTCTGCGTCATGTGATATATTGTTTGTCTGCGTGCCGCCCCTTGCTGTACTAGATGTTTTGGATCAGCTGCCTTCTAAAGCGAGAGTGGTACATATTGTGTCAGTAGCAGCAGCAGTGACATTAGAAAAGTTACAAGCGCATACAACACAGCCAGTATCCAGATACATCCCAACACTCACGTCAGCTGTTGGGACAGGTGTATCCCTTGTTGCGCATGGAGCCACCGCAGGACGTGAGGAAAAAGAGCGTTTGCACCGTCTGCTTTCAGCTTTTAGCATCGTCAGAGAAGTAGAAGAAGACAGATTTGATGCAGCGAGCAATTTGACAAGCTCATCTCCTGGTTTTATCGCTGCTCTTTTTGAAGAAATGGCGAAAGCGGCTGTGAGAAATAGTGATCTTTCCTTAGAGGAGGCAAATGAATTTTTAACGCATGCCCTTTTAGGGACAGGCCAGATCCTTGTAGAACGAGGCCTAACCTTTGCTCAAACTGTCAATAGAGTGGCGACAAAAGGGGGGATTACAGGAGAAGGTGCTAAGGTTATTCAACAGCAGGCTCCGCAGATGTTTGATGATTTATTTACACAAACCATAAAGAAATATGAGCAGCTGAAAACGCAGATCAACGAAGCGAATAAACACCACTAA